One window of the Sparus aurata chromosome 17, fSpaAur1.1, whole genome shotgun sequence genome contains the following:
- the LOC115567669 gene encoding serum amyloid P-component-like: MAFLLLLVMLTACAATPQDLSNKMFTFPEETQTANVRLTTSGQMFNAVTVCLRSITDLSRNHPLFSLATPSADNGFLIFKGAANDIIAVHVVNTVARFQGQDYKLNTWHTICSTWDSESGLAQLWLDGKPSIRKFTGGSNITNPIVILGQEQDSYGGNFDRQQSFVGMITDVHMWDHTLSYCEIQRYVDDRNFSPGNVLNWRALEFQTTGQVLIENKQLPCY; the protein is encoded by the exons ATGGCTTTTCTGCTTCTCCTGGTGATGCTGACAGCATGTGCTGCAACTCCTCAag atCTCTCCAATAAAATGTTCACCTTCCCAGAGGAAACCCAAACAGCTAATGTGAGACTGACAACATCAGGGCAGATGTTCAATgctgtgactgtctgtctcaG GTCCATCACAGACCTTTCCAGAAACCAcccccttttctctctggcAACGCCCTCCGCTGACAACGGCTTCCTGATATTCAAGGGAGCTGCAAATGATATAATTGCTGTTCATGTCGTGAATACAGTTGCTCGATTTCAAGGTCAGGACTACAAGCTCAACACGTGGCATACTATTTGTTCCACATGGGACTCTGAGTCTGGTCTGGCTCAGCTGTGGTTGGATGGGAAGCCCTCAATTAGGAAATTCACTGGAGGATCAAACATCACTAATCCCATTGTTATCCTCGGACAG GAGCAGGATTCCTACGGTGGAAATTTTGACCGTCAGCAGTCTTTCGTTGGTATGATCACTGATGTCCACATGTGGGACCACACCCTCTCATACTGTGAGATCCAGCGCTACGTAGATGACCGAAACTTCTCTCCAGGGAACGTGCTCAACTGGAGGGCGCTGGAGTTCCAGACCACCGGACAAGTGCtcatagaaaataaacaattaccCTGTTACTAA
- the LOC115567639 gene encoding serum amyloid P-component-like isoform X2 has translation MVLLLLAMLTVCSAVPQDLYGKMFIFPQETNTAHVRLTTSRQELRNVTVCLRSFTDLRRGHPLFSLATPSVDNDFLIYKDDAHDQMNLHIRNQYVYFAGQNYKLNTWHSLCSTWDSVSGLAQLWLDGKPSNWKLSSQSSINGPIIIVLGQEQDSHGGGFVITESFAGMLSDVHMWDYTISPCEIQNYMDDLSFPPGNLLNWRALEFQIIGTVLIGDKQKSCN, from the exons ATGGTGTTGTTGTTACTGGCGATGCTGACCGTGTGTTCTGCCGTTCCTCAAG ATCTGTACGGTAAAATGTTCATATTCCCACAAGAAACCAACACAGCTCATGTAAGGCTGACTACGTCAAGACAGGAATTGAGGAATGTCACTGTCTGTCTCAG GTCCTTTACAGACCTCCGTAGAGGCCATCCCCTCTTCTCTTTGGCCACACCGTCTGTTGACAATGACTTCCTGATTTATAAGGATGATGCACATGATCAGATGAATCTCCACATCAGGAATCAGTATGTGTATTTTGCGGGTCAGAACTACAAACTGAACACGTGGCACTCGCTCTGTTCCACATGGGACTCTGTGTCTGGACTGGCGCAGCTGTGGTTAGACGGAAAACCCTCAAATTGGAAACTCAGCTCTCAATCCAGCATCAACGGGCCCATTATAATTGTTCTCGGACAG GAGCAAGATTCCCACGGTGGGGGGTTTGTCATCACGGAGTCTTTTGCTGGCATGTTGTCCGATGTCCACATGTGGGACTACACCATTTCACCCTGTGAGATCCAGAACTACATGGATGATCTGAGCTTCCCACCAGGCAACTTGCTCAACTGGAGGGCGCTGGAGTTCCAGATCATAGGAACAGTACTGATAGGAGATAAACAAAAGAGCTGTAACTAA
- the LOC115567668 gene encoding C-reactive protein-like has translation MAFLLLLVMLTACAATPQDLSSKMFTFPEETRTANVRLTTSGQMFNAVTVCLRSITDLSRAHALFSLATPSADNGFRIVKRGANDTINVSVQNVGAGFQGQDYKLNTWHPICSTWDSESGLAQLWLDGKPSIRKFTGGSNITNAIVILGQEQDSYGGGFNRRQSFVGMITDVHMWDHTLSSCEIQRYVDDRNFSPGNVLNWRALEFQTTGRVLIENKQLPCY, from the exons ATGGCTTTTCTGCTTCTCCTGGTGATGCTGACAGCATGTGCTGCAACTCCtcaag atCTCTCCAGTAAAATGTTCACCTTCCCAGAGGAAACCCGGACAGCTAATGTGAGACTGACAACATCAGGGCAGATGTTCAATgctgtgactgtctgtctcaG GTCCATAACAGACCTTTCCAGAGCCCACGCCCTTTTCTCTCTGGCAACGCCCTCCGCTGACAACGGCTTCCGGATAGTCAAGAGGGGTGCAAATGATACAATTAATGTTAGTGTCCAGAATGTTGGTGCTGGATTTCAAGGTCAGGACTACAAGCTCAACACGTGGCATCCAATTTGTTCCACATGGGACTCTGAGTCTGGTCTGGCTCAGCTGTGGTTGGATGGGAAGCCCTCAATTAGGAAATTCACTGGAGGATCAAACATCACAAACGCCATTGTTATCCTCGGACAG GAGCAAGATTCCTACGGTGGAGGGTTTAACCGTAGGCAATCTTTCGTTGGCATGATCACTGATGTCCACATGTGGGACCACACCCTCTCATCCTGTGAGATCCAGCGCTACGTAGATGACCGAAACTTCTCCCCGGGGAATGTGCTCAACTGGAGGGCGCTGGAGTTCCAGACCACCGGACGAGTGCtgatagaaaataaacaattaccCTGTTACTAA
- the LOC115567642 gene encoding serum amyloid P-component-like, protein MALLLFLAVLTVCAATRQDLYGQMFTFPQETNTAHVRLIPSRQEKRATTICLRSFTDLRRSHVLFSLATPSTDNGFMIFKDSDMLDQINVHIRNYYVYFAGQNYKLSTWHSLCSTWDSTSGLVQLWLDGKPSNLRLISSGSSISGPIIIVLGQDQDSHGGRFVIADSFMGMLSDVHMWDYVISPCEIQNYMEDLSFTPGNLLNWGALEFQVIGTVLIEDEQKSCN, encoded by the exons ATGGCGTTGCTGCTTTTTTTGGCAGTGCTGACAGTGTGCGCTGCCACTcgtcaag ATCTATATGGTCAGATGTTCACTTTCCCACAAGAAACCAACACAGCTCATGTGAGGCTGATTCCATCACGACAGGAAAAGAGGGCCACAACCATCTGTCTCAG GTCCTTTACAGACCTCCGAAGAAGCCATGTGCTTTTCTCTTTGGCCACACCCTCCACTGACAATGGCTTCATGATATTCAAGGATTCAGATATGCTTGATCAGATTAATGTCCACATCAGGAATTATTATGTATATTTTGCGGGGCAGAACTACAAACTGAGCAC ATGGCACTCACTTTGTTCCACATGGGACTCTACATCTGGACTGGTGCAGCTGTGGTTGGATGGAAAACCCTCAAACCTGAGACTCATCAGCTCTGGATCCAGCATCAGCGGGCCCATCATAATTGTTCTGGGACAG GACCAGGATTCCCACGGCGGGCGGTTTGTCATCGCAGACTCTTTCATGGGAATGTTGTCCGATGTCCACATGTGGGACTATGTCATTTCACCCTGTGAGATCCAGAACTACATGGAGGATCTGAGCTTCACTCCAGGGAACTTGCTCAACTGGGGGGCGCTGGAGTTCCAGGTCATAGGAACAGTACTGATAGAAGATGAACAAAAGAGCTGTAACTAA